Proteins from a single region of Aythya fuligula isolate bAytFul2 chromosome 3, bAytFul2.pri, whole genome shotgun sequence:
- the LOC116488076 gene encoding toll-like receptor 2, giving the protein MGILIRTLHFYFTSFLFSRAYGFLTWRTPTESAFPFYNYSYLNLSSVSEAQAPKMARALNFSHNIIEKITKRDFEGFDALEVLDLSYNQIKDIEPGTFETLLSLVSVNLSFNDKKFFVSGLAPHQKLLATSRASEKSTEAALEPSASAVELPHSGSPPDLQKVNLRLRRSTRHLRRAEENTMVSPTATLRSNRCGLPINGTLDLSKSKLSEEELTEKLDPDLCQAQLDGVLELDISHNDLEMDLLSLFILFLPMKNVQSIDVSYNNITIDNIDVEAICHFPFSNLSFVNISNNPLNNLETICLPPAITVIDLSFTNISVIPQNFAKKLFNLENMYAQGNHFIYTVHPKPNNTAPKFAPGTVHISAISLVRNQAGTPIESLPEKVKHLKISNCSIVELPEWFANRMQELLFLDLSSNHISMLPDLPMSLQHLDISNSDIKIIPPSFKSLFNLTVFNIQNNKVTDMHPEYFPLTLTKCDISKNKLNVLSLTKTIGKLEFLNVSRNLITRLEPTGQLRLLTNLDGSHNLISELPDHFGKSLPMLKYFNLSGNKISFLQRGSLPVSLMELDISDNAITTIVEDTFGQLTSLSILTVQGKHFFCNCDLHWFVNVYVHTPHLQINGKENLRCSFPPDRRGSLVEDSNLTLLHCSLGIQMAITACVAVLVVSVLTGLCWRFDGLWYLKMGCYWCMAKRKQYKKRPENKPFDAFISYSEHDANWTKENLLERLETDGFKICYHERDFKPGHPVLGNIFNCIENSHKVLFVLSPSFVNSCWCQYELYFAEHQVLNENQDSLIMIVLEDLPPNSIPQKFSKLRKLLKRKTYLKWSPEEHKQKIFWHQLAAVLKTTNEPFIVRAENGPTQDMYEME; this is encoded by the coding sequence aTGGGGATCCTTATCAGAACTCTTCATTTCTACTTCACTTCCTTCTTATTCAGCAGAGCATATGGCTTCCTAACTTGGAGAACTCCTACTGAGTCTGCCTTCCCATTTTATAACTACTCGTACTTAAACCTCTCTTCTGTATCAGAAGCGCAAGCTCCCAAAATGGCGAGAGCTCTCAACTTCTCACACAacataattgaaaaaataaccAAGAGAGACTTTGAAGGCTTTGATGCACTGGAAGTTTTAGACCTTTCCTACAATCAGATTAAGGACATTGAACCTGGCACATTTGAGACTCTGCTCAGCCTTGTTTCTGTGAATTTATCTTTTAATGATAAGAAATTTTTTGTATCTGGTCTTGCACCTCACCAGAAACTCTTAGCAACTAGCAGAGCCTCTGAAAAATCAACAGAGGCTGCTCTGGAGCCTTCTGCATCAGCTGTAGAGCTGCCACATTCAGGAAGTCCACCTGACCTGCAAAAGGTTAATCTGAGGCTCAGACGAAGTACAAGGCATCTTcgaagagcagaggaaaatacaATGGTCTCTCCAACAGCCACACTGAGGTCTAACCGCTGTGGACTACCAATAAACGGGACTCTTGATCTGTCAAAGAGCAAACTGTCTGAGGAAGAGCTGACGGAAAAACTAGATCCAGACCTCTGCCAAGCTCAGCTGGATGGTGTTTTGGAGCTTGACATTAGTCACAATGACCTGGAAATGGATCTTCTATCACTATTCATCCTGTTTTTGCCGATGAAAAATGTACAGTCTATTGATGTCAGTTACAACAACATAACAATTGACAATATAGATGTGGAAGCAATCTGTCACTTCCCCTTCAGCAACctttcttttgtaaatattaGCAACAATCCCCTAAACAACCTGGAAACGATATGCCTCCCTCCAGCCATCACAGTAATCGATTTGTCCTTCACAAATATAAGTGTGATACCTCAAAATTTTGCTAAAAAGCTATTTAACTTAGAAAATATGTATGCTCAAGGAAATCACTTCATATACACTGTACATCCAAAACCCAACAATACAGCTCCAAAGTTTGCCCCTGGTACTGTACATATTAGTGCAATTTCATTAGTCAGAAACCAGGCAGGTACACCCATTGAAAGCCTtccagaaaaagtaaaacaccTGAAAATCTCCAACTGCTCCATTGTAGAACTTCCAGAATGGTTTGCCAACAGAATGCAAGAATTACTCTTTTTGGATCTCAGCAGCAATCATATTTCCATGCTTCCTGACTTACCTATGTCCCTGCAGCACCTTGACATAAGTAACAGCGATATTAAAATAATACCCCCTAGTTTTAAATCTCTCTTCAACTTAACAgtatttaatattcaaaataataaggTTACAGATATGCATCCCGAATACTTCCCGTTGACTTTAACAAAATGTGATATTAGTAAAAATAAGTTGAATGTATTGTCATTAACCAAAACCATAGGGAAACTTGAATTCCTTAATGTCTCTAGAAACCTAATAACCAGACTGGAACCCACTGGCCAACTTCGTTTGCTCACTAATCTGGATGGTAGTCACAATCTAATTTCAGAACTCCCTGATCACTTTGGGAAATCTCTTccaatgctgaaatattttaatttatctggGAATAAGATCTCTTTCCTACAGCGTGGCTCTCTCCCAGTTTCTCTGATGGAGTTGGACATTAGCGACAACGCCATCACAACCATAGTGGAGGACACTTTTGGACAGTTAACAAGTTTGAGCATTTTGACTGTTCaaggcaaacattttttttgtaactgtGACTTGCACTGGTTTGTAAATGTCTACGTCCATACCCCACACTTGCAGATAAACGGCAAAGAAAATCTCAGGTGCAGCTTTCCACCAGACAGACGGGGCTCGCTGGTGGAGGACAGTAATCTCACACTTCTGCACTGCTCCTTGGGCATTCAGATGGCCATCACAGCTTGTGTTGCCGTTCTGGTTGTTTCGGTGTTGACAGGCTTATGTTGGCGTTTTGATGGGCTGTGGTACTTGAAAATGGGTTGTTACTGGTGTATGGCAAAGAGGAAGCAGTACAAGAAGAGGCCAGAAAACAAGCCCTTTGACGCCTTCATTTCATACAGTGAACATGATGCAAATTGGACGAAAGAGAATCTCCTGGAAAGACTGGAAACTGATGGATTCAAAATATGTTATCACGAGAGAGATTTCAAACCAGGACATCCTGTCCTTGGCAACATTTTTAACTGCATAGAGAACAGCCATAAAGtcctttttgttctctctccCAGTTTTGTAAACAGCTGCTGGTGTCAGTATGAACTGTATTTTGCTGAACACCAGGTCCTGAATGAAAATCAGGATTCCCTCATTATGATTGTGCTGGAAGACCTCCCACCCAACAGTATTCCACAGAAGTTCAGCAAACTCAGAAAactattgaaaagaaaaacctacttaaaatggagccctgaagaacacaaacagaaaatattctggcATCAGCTAGCAGCTGTcctaaaaacaacaaatgaaccATTTATTGTGAGAGCAGAAAATGGACCCACTCAAGATATGTATGAGATGGAATGA
- the ERLEC1 gene encoding endoplasmic reticulum lectin 1, whose product MRGCRPRALLCGLLAAAVAVAAGGGRALPHLSDDVPFRVNWPGTEFSLPTTGVLYKEDNYIIMTTVDKEKYKCILPLIASGNEEEEKDYKGPTPGELLEPLFKQSSCSYRIESYWTYEVCHGKHIRQYHEEKETGQKINIQEYYLGNMMMKNPLSEPDQEEKENPKESAKEIPTKNIEGQMTPYYPVEMGNGTPCSLRQNLPRSSTVMYICHPEAKHEILSVAEVTTCEYEVVILTPLLCNHPKYRFRASPVNDIFCQSLPGSPLKPHNLEQLEKQQEMMKMPFRRVKEEEMHSTKEEKFSSIHKPVAVGSHQLLTVGTTHISKLTDDQLIKEFLSGSYCFHGGVGWWKYEFCYGKYVHQYHEDKESGKTSVVVGTWNKEEHIEWSKKNAARTYYLKEDGTQTVRMVSHFYGNGDVCDLTEKPRQVTVKLKCKESDSPHAVTIYMLEPHSCQYILGVESPVICKILDTADEHGLLSVPS is encoded by the exons ATGAGGGGCTGCCGGCCCCGGGCGCTGCTCTGCGGCCTCCTGGCGGCagcggtggcggtggcggcggggggcggccgcgcCCTCCCGCACCTGAGCGACGACGTGCCCTTCAGGGTGAACTGGCCCGGCACCGAGTTCAGCCTG cctACAACTGGTGTCCTGTACAAAGAGGATAACTACATCATCATGACCACCGTGgataaagagaaatacaaatgcaTCCTTCCACTGATAGCCAGCGGCAATGAG gaagaagaaaaggactACAAAGGTCCTACTCCAGGAGAATTGTTGGAGCCTCTTTTTAAGCAAAGTAGCTGTTCTTATAGA attgaGTCTTATTGGACTTACGAGGTCTGCCATGGAAAACACATCCGTCAATACCATGAGGAGAAGGAGACAGGACAG AAAATAAACATCCAAGAATACTATCTTGGGAATATGATGATGAAGAACCCATTATCAGAACCAG AtcaagaagagaaggaaaatccaAAAGAAAGTGCAAAAGAG ATACCTACAAAAAATATAGAAGGGCAGATGACCCCGTACTATCCTGTAGAAATGGGAAACGGCACACCTTGTAGCTTGAGACAAAACCTACCCAGATCAAGTACAGTGATGTACATCTGTCATCCAGAAGCTAAGCATGAGATTCTTTCAGTAGCAGAAGTTACGACTTGTGAATATGAAGTGGTTATATTGACACCTCTGTTATGCAACCATCCTAAATATAG GTTCAGGGCTTCCCCTGTGAATGACATTTTTTGCCAGTCCCTGCCAGGATCCCCACTTAAACCTCATAATCTggaacagctggaaaaacagcaagaaatgatGAAGATGCCTTTCAGAAGGGTTAAGGAG gaagaaatgcattcaacaaaagaagagaaattttcttccattcataAGCCTGTTGCTGTCGGCAGCCATCAACTATTAACTGTGGGAACAACCCACATCTCCAAATTGACTGATGACCAACTTATAAAGGAGTTTCTTAGTGGTTCTTACTGTTTCCATGGG GGCGTTGGTTGGTGGAAGTATGAATTCTGCTATGGCAAATATGTTCATCAGTATCATGAG gaCAAGGAAAGTGGCAAGACTTCTGTGGTTGTGGGTACCTGGAACAAGGAGGAACACATTGAATGGTCCAAAAAGAATGCTGCCAGAACCTACTATCTTAAAGAAGACGGCACACAGACGGTTAG GATGGTGTCTCATTTCTATGGAAATGGAGATGTTTGCGACTTAACCGAGAAGCCAAGGCAGGTGACTGTGAAATTGAA atgtAAAGAGTCTGATTCACCTCATGCTGTAACCATATATATGTTAGAGCCTCATTCTTGCCAATACATCCTTGGG GTGgagtctccagtcatctgtaAAATTTTGGATACAGCTGATGAACACGGGCTCCTTTCAGTGCCCAGCTAA